The following are from one region of the Bacillus methanolicus MGA3 genome:
- a CDS encoding 2-oxoacid:acceptor oxidoreductase subunit alpha yields the protein MINQLSWKVGGQQGEGIESTGEIFSIALNRMGYYLYGYRHFSSRIKGGHTNNKIRVSTTQVRSISDDLDILVAFDQETIDVNYKELHDDGIIIADSKFNPKQPEDTKAVLYAVPFTEIATELGTSLMKNMVAIGATSAILDLDITVFEEVVQEIFGRKGQQVVEKNMQAIRAGFEFMKEKLGNIQTMQLEKADGKKRMFMIGNDAIALGALAGGCRFMAAYPITPASEIMEYLIKKLPALGGTVIQTEDEIAAVTMAIGANYGGVRAITASAGPGLSLKMEAIGLSGITETPLVIIDTQRGGPSTGLPTKQEQSDLMAMIYGTHGEIPKIVIAPSTVEEAFYDTAEALNLAEEYQCPVIVLSDLQLSLGKQTVEPLDIDKVEIRRGKLVTEDLPEIENKGYFKRYEVTEDGVSPRVIPGVKNGIHHVTGVEHDETGKPSESAANRIVQMSKRLRKIENVKFKTPVHKNAPHEEADLLIVGFISTRGAIEEAMVRLEKDGIKTNHAHIRLIHPFPTDEMLPLVKSAKKIVVVENNATGQLANIMKMNVGHADKITKLLKFDGNPFLPHEIHTKCKELFLDGNI from the coding sequence ATGATTAATCAACTTTCTTGGAAAGTTGGCGGACAACAAGGGGAAGGTATAGAAAGTACAGGAGAGATATTTTCCATCGCCTTAAATCGCATGGGCTATTATTTGTATGGCTACCGCCACTTCTCATCACGTATTAAAGGCGGCCATACAAACAATAAAATCCGGGTTAGCACAACTCAAGTTCGGTCGATTTCGGATGATTTAGACATTCTAGTTGCATTTGACCAAGAAACAATCGATGTAAACTATAAAGAATTGCATGACGATGGGATTATTATCGCAGATTCTAAATTCAATCCGAAACAGCCTGAAGATACAAAAGCCGTTTTGTATGCGGTTCCATTTACTGAAATTGCAACAGAACTAGGCACATCCCTTATGAAGAACATGGTTGCCATTGGCGCAACTTCTGCCATATTAGACCTTGATATAACAGTGTTTGAAGAAGTTGTGCAAGAGATTTTCGGACGAAAAGGCCAGCAAGTTGTTGAGAAGAACATGCAAGCAATTCGAGCCGGGTTTGAATTTATGAAGGAAAAGCTTGGCAATATTCAAACAATGCAGCTTGAAAAAGCAGACGGAAAAAAACGGATGTTTATGATTGGCAATGATGCAATTGCATTAGGTGCGCTTGCAGGCGGCTGCCGCTTTATGGCAGCATATCCGATCACTCCTGCATCAGAAATTATGGAATACTTAATTAAAAAATTGCCGGCATTGGGCGGAACAGTTATACAAACGGAAGATGAAATTGCAGCTGTTACGATGGCGATTGGAGCAAACTACGGCGGGGTCCGCGCAATCACTGCTTCAGCAGGTCCTGGTCTTTCATTAAAAATGGAAGCAATCGGTTTATCAGGTATTACAGAAACTCCGCTAGTTATTATTGATACTCAACGCGGCGGGCCATCAACCGGACTTCCTACAAAACAAGAACAGTCTGACTTGATGGCTATGATTTACGGAACTCATGGAGAAATTCCGAAAATTGTAATTGCACCAAGTACTGTTGAAGAAGCTTTTTATGATACAGCAGAAGCATTAAACCTTGCTGAAGAGTATCAGTGCCCTGTCATCGTATTATCCGATCTTCAATTATCTTTAGGCAAGCAAACAGTAGAACCGCTTGATATTGATAAAGTAGAAATCCGCCGAGGAAAGTTGGTAACAGAAGATCTTCCTGAAATTGAAAACAAAGGATACTTCAAACGATATGAAGTTACTGAAGACGGCGTCTCTCCTCGGGTCATTCCAGGAGTAAAAAATGGCATTCACCACGTAACCGGTGTTGAACACGATGAAACCGGAAAACCGTCAGAGTCTGCTGCAAACCGCATTGTACAAATGAGCAAGCGATTACGCAAAATTGAAAATGTTAAGTTTAAAACGCCAGTTCATAAGAATGCTCCGCATGAAGAAGCAGATCTTTTAATTGTTGGTTTTATCTCCACAAGGGGAGCAATTGAAGAAGCAATGGTGCGTTTGGAAAAAGACGGCATTAAAACAAACCATGCACATATTCGCTTAATTCATCCGTTCCCAACTGATGAGATGTTGCCTTTAGTGAAATCTGCAAAGAAAATTGTTGTTGTGGAAAACAATGCAACCGGGCAGTTGGCAAATATTATGAAGATGAATGTCGGCCATGCAGATAAGATTACAAAACTGTTAAAGTTCGACGGAAATCCGTTCTTGCCGCATGAAATCCACACAAAATGCAAGGAGTTGTTTTTAGATGGCAACATTTAA